TGGCCCTGGCCGGCAATGCCACGGTGCCGGTCTGCGTCCAGCTCGATCACGGGGCAACCCTGGAGCAGGTGGTCGGTGCCATCCGGCTCGGCTTCACCGCGGTGATGATCGACGGATCGCTGCTCGACTACACCGAGAATGTCGCCCTCACCCGCAAGGTGGTGGAGTTCGCCCACGCGGTCGGAGTGTCCGTCGAGGCCGAGATCGGCACCATCGGCGAGCGGGATCCGTCCTCGGCAGCAGCCTTCGAGGCGATTCAGTACACCGAGCCGGCCGAGGCCCTGCAGTTCTGCCAAGACACCGGGATCGACTATCTCGCGGTGGCCGTCGGCACCTGCCACGGGGTCTACCCCAAGGGAGTGGCCCCGGACCTGAAGCTGGACCTGATCAGTGAGATCGCCGGGCTGGTCGGCCTTCCGCTGGTGCTGCACGGTGGCTCGGGCGCGTTGGACGACCAGGTCACCGCGGCAGTCGGACGTGGGGTGGCCAAGCTGAACATCTCCGCCGACATGAAGACGGCCTACTTCACCCGCGTCCGTGAGGTGCTGGCCGATCCGGCCGAGCGCGAGCCGCACGACATCTATCCGCCGGCCCTGGCCCGAGTGCGGGAACTGGTGGCCCACAAGATGGCCGTGACCAAGTCGGTGGGCACCGCCGGGCTGTACACCGCCGAGGTGCTGGCGGCCAGTGCCCCGGGCAGTGTTGGTGAGCAGGTGCTGCTCGGCTTCTGAGCCCCCCACAGCCGCAAAGTGGACATTGCGGCGGCGTCTGAGCGCCGGCGCGTCCACTTTGCGGCTGCTGAGCGCGGGACGAGACCGTCGACAGACCCTCCCTACGTAACAAGACGTACTCAATATTGCGTAGCTGGGGTGCACTTTCGAGCGTAGTCACGTGGACCGGTGAGCTGCGGATGTGCGCAAGAGTGCTCACCGGTTCTACTATTGACACCTGAATCATTGACGATTCAAAAGCTCCCCGCACACGAAGGAATGAAATGAAGCGCAGTGCCCTTGATCGCTTGGTCTCCTGGGTCGGTCTGGCCCTGGCGGCCGTCCTCCTGGTGGCCGGCGTGCTGCTCACCGTGGCCAGCACTTTCGTCAACGGTCAGGTTGCCAGCCAGCTGGCCGCCCAGAAGATCACCATGCCGGTGGCCGCCGCCTACGGGAGCCTCGCTCCTGAGGATCAGGCCGCTCTGGCGCCGTACGCCGGTCAGGAGATGACCACCGGTGCGCAGGCCGAGGCCTTCGCCGATCACTACATTCAGGCCCACATCAACGCCATGTCCGGCGGCAAGACCTACGAAGAGGTCAGTGGCGAGTTCATCAAGCTCAGCAAGGACCCGAGCGCTGACCAGGCCAAGCTCAAGGAGCTCGGCGACCTGCGTCAGACCATGTTCATGGGTGCCACCCTGCGCGGCATGCTGCTGAACGCCTACGCCTTCGGCACCATGGCCCTGATCGCCGGCATCGCTGCGGTCGCCGCCTATGTCGGTGCGGTCGTGTTCCTGGTGCTGAGCCTGCTCGGCTTCCGTCACGCCAAGGACGCCACCGGCGAGGCGCTGGCCGGAAAGGCCGCCGCGGCCGAGTGATTCCGGTGGTGGTCTGATGGCCACCTCGAACGACAAGAGGCCCGATCCTGAGACGCTCAGGATCGGGCCTCGTCGTTTCCGGAGCCGTCCCGGGGTCTGCCGCCATGGCGGCCTCGCTAGGCACTCCTACCCGCCCGTTGGCGGAGGCGTCGTGTCCGAACCGTTACCATTCCTCGGTTGCTCCGCCGTTTGGCGGACGGCCCCTGCCGAACCGGGTCGCCCTGGCGGTTACCCCGAGATCGCCTCGCGGGTCAGGATGGTCGGGCAACGTCGGAGCCCCGCCAAGGGCTGCCGAACACATCGGCCCCACCGGGCTGGTGTCCGCTACGAGTCCCAGGCGTCGTCCTGGGGTATCGCCAAAGGAGGCGAGAGTGACCCACAACTTGGCACGCAAGCGCACCGCATTGGTGGCGCTGGCTGCGTCCGGGGCCTTTCTGGTCAACGCCTGTAGCGCTCCTGGAACCACCACCGAGAGCACTCCGCAGGCTTCGACCCAGACGTCCGCTTCGGTGCAGACGACCTGTGGAACCGACAACATCACCATGAAGGGCTACTTCGAGACCGGCTTCCCGCTCCCGAAGGCGCTCACCGACGAGTTCACCAAGCAGTTCCCGAACGTCACCTGGGACGTGCGCGAGGACCAGTTCGCCGTGATCACCCAGAACGCCCTGCGGGTGCTCGCCGATGATCCGCCGGACCTGATGCGTCTGCCGTCCATCCAGCAGGCGGTCAAGGCCGGCGTCCTGCTCAACCTGGACGAGTACGCCACCGCCTACGGCTGGGACAAGTGGCCGGCTTCGCAGCTGGAGCAGCTGCGGGTCAACTCCGCCGGTGCTCGTGGCGAGGGCTCGCTCTACGCCCAGGGCCTGAACTACAGCCTGACCGGTGTCTTCTACAACAAGGACCTGGCCGCCAAGATCGGCATGACCGAGGCCCCGAAGACCCTGGCCGAGCTCGATGACGCTCTGGCCAAGGCCAAGGCTGCCGGCATCACCGGCATCGCCCAGTTCAACGGTGGCGCCACCGGTGGTCTGGCCTTCCCGCTGCAGAACCTGATGGCTGCCTACGGCGAGACCGCCCCGATCAACGACTGGATCTTCCAGAAGGCCGGCGCGAACATCAACACCGAGTCCAACCTGAAGGCTGTGCAGCACCTGCAGAAGTGGATCAAGGCCGGCTACTTCGCCGACGACGTCAACTCGCTGGACTACGCAGCGATGATGTCCCGGTTCACCGGTGGCAAGAGCCTGTTCATCTTCGACGGTGACT
The nucleotide sequence above comes from Propionicimonas paludicola. Encoded proteins:
- a CDS encoding ketose-bisphosphate aldolase; the encoded protein is MLVTGVQMLSVAKQNGFAVPAFNISDYGMLRECIRTAEDVGSPVILSIHPAEWALVGDEFMLSVLALAGNATVPVCVQLDHGATLEQVVGAIRLGFTAVMIDGSLLDYTENVALTRKVVEFAHAVGVSVEAEIGTIGERDPSSAAAFEAIQYTEPAEALQFCQDTGIDYLAVAVGTCHGVYPKGVAPDLKLDLISEIAGLVGLPLVLHGGSGALDDQVTAAVGRGVAKLNISADMKTAYFTRVREVLADPAEREPHDIYPPALARVRELVAHKMAVTKSVGTAGLYTAEVLAASAPGSVGEQVLLGF
- a CDS encoding ABC transporter substrate-binding protein, which gives rise to MTHNLARKRTALVALAASGAFLVNACSAPGTTTESTPQASTQTSASVQTTCGTDNITMKGYFETGFPLPKALTDEFTKQFPNVTWDVREDQFAVITQNALRVLADDPPDLMRLPSIQQAVKAGVLLNLDEYATAYGWDKWPASQLEQLRVNSAGARGEGSLYAQGLNYSLTGVFYNKDLAAKIGMTEAPKTLAELDDALAKAKAAGITGIAQFNGGATGGLAFPLQNLMAAYGETAPINDWIFQKAGANINTESNLKAVQHLQKWIKAGYFADDVNSLDYAAMMSRFTGGKSLFIFDGDWESGNFDKTMPGKVGFFLMPPLEAGGKQAAMSAPLTFGVSAKAAHPACAAFFLNWVATNQTAREITVKIGGSHPMGAQDAFMPEVAKDTVTAQTLAAGTKIGVDNGGMDFIANATSSIYPKSWTPNLQKLVAGEVEPDALLKSVQTDYESQIKG